A genomic stretch from Sulfobacillus thermosulfidooxidans includes:
- a CDS encoding metal-dependent hydrolase, protein MDDVDYRIGAVECPMDSPSRGIRMTGHTHIVAGVAAAASVAAITHHPITPALLVWGGLGGLAPDLDHPEALLTRRIPGWRTLARWGQGTGWWRHRGLWHSVLLWAVTLLLIPMAGDLGAHGVWALAVGVGHPAWALALWRWWGSDGLWGWGAGYLSHMLVDTWNTSGVQWFWPIRIWVHSPIPNITVGTWPEDVVRWAILGMMVWWMPQVGLLVAVTSWVVYRGIHWL, encoded by the coding sequence ATGGACGACGTTGATTACCGGATTGGTGCGGTGGAGTGCCCGATGGACTCTCCCTCACGGGGGATCCGCATGACCGGGCACACGCACATTGTCGCTGGAGTCGCCGCGGCTGCCAGCGTCGCCGCCATCACCCATCACCCCATCACCCCGGCATTACTGGTATGGGGAGGGCTCGGAGGACTGGCTCCGGATTTGGATCATCCGGAAGCCTTGCTCACGCGCCGGATTCCCGGATGGCGTACCTTGGCCCGATGGGGTCAGGGGACAGGGTGGTGGCGTCACCGAGGACTGTGGCATTCGGTGCTCCTGTGGGCGGTCACGTTACTCCTGATTCCGATGGCAGGAGACCTGGGGGCCCACGGCGTGTGGGCCTTGGCGGTAGGCGTGGGACATCCCGCATGGGCCTTAGCTCTCTGGCGATGGTGGGGATCCGACGGCCTCTGGGGGTGGGGGGCGGGGTATCTCAGTCACATGCTCGTGGATACCTGGAACACCTCGGGAGTCCAGTGGTTTTGGCCGATCCGGATCTGGGTGCATAGTCCCATCCCCAACATTACGGTGGGGACGTGGCCCGAAGATGTGGTGCGGTGGGCGATTTTAGGCATGATGGTGTGGTGGATGCCCCAGGTCGGTCTGCTGGTGGCGGTCACGAGTTGGGTCGTGTATCGGGGCATCCATTGGTTATAG
- the pgl gene encoding 6-phosphogluconolactonase, with translation MTMSRGQIHISSSLEEVVANLTGWLIEEAHHAILDHGRFRLALSGGSTPKALYSYLAQESYQNQIDWSRTEIFFSDERDVPPTHPDSNYQMANKALLAHLKTPPWAVHRWYTEYSPPLALADYRTHLTENGTTSYPPSLDVILLGLGPEGHTASLFPDQPVLLSHDIVAHVFVPSHQSWRYTFTLPLINQAHRVAFLVTGESKQAIISNLFLEHGDVPAAHVKPVHGELHWFLDKASAKAISKS, from the coding sequence ATGACGATGTCACGAGGCCAAATCCATATTTCCTCTTCTCTTGAGGAGGTTGTTGCCAATCTTACGGGTTGGCTCATAGAAGAAGCACATCATGCCATTTTAGATCACGGGCGTTTTCGTCTTGCCCTATCAGGAGGCAGCACGCCTAAAGCGCTCTATTCCTATCTCGCCCAGGAATCGTATCAAAATCAAATCGATTGGTCACGGACAGAAATCTTCTTTAGTGATGAGCGCGACGTTCCTCCGACTCATCCGGATAGTAATTACCAAATGGCTAATAAGGCTTTATTAGCCCATCTAAAAACGCCCCCGTGGGCTGTTCACCGCTGGTATACGGAATATTCTCCACCTTTGGCTTTAGCCGATTATAGGACTCACCTCACAGAAAATGGCACTACATCCTATCCCCCATCATTGGATGTGATCTTGCTCGGACTAGGACCAGAAGGACACACGGCTTCATTGTTTCCCGACCAACCTGTCCTTCTAAGCCATGATATTGTCGCTCATGTTTTTGTACCTAGCCACCAATCCTGGCGTTATACCTTTACCCTTCCGCTTATTAATCAAGCACACCGGGTAGCGTTTTTAGTAACAGGAGAAAGCAAACAGGCGATTATTTCCAATCTATTTTTAGAACACGGTGATGTCCCCGCGGCACACGTAAAGCCTGTGCATGGTGAACTGCACTGGTTTCTTGATAAGGCTAGTGCTAAAGCGATATCTAAGTCTTAA
- a CDS encoding DUF2442 domain-containing protein, with translation MLPTVVQVYAIHNTLIVQFDDGKIVQWDAGPLRKLGGVFARLRDDAIFFNELTVLNGTVAWSRDFDPEHCLDLDPLRIYYAGQDITAIASD, from the coding sequence ATGTTACCAACCGTTGTCCAAGTCTATGCGATTCACAATACGTTAATTGTTCAGTTTGATGACGGGAAGATCGTGCAATGGGATGCCGGGCCTCTGCGGAAATTGGGAGGGGTCTTTGCTCGGCTTCGGGATGACGCGATATTTTTCAATGAATTAACGGTCCTCAATGGAACGGTCGCGTGGAGCCGAGATTTCGATCCCGAACACTGTCTAGATCTGGATCCCCTCCGCATTTATTACGCAGGACAAGATATTACGGCCATAGCTTCTGATTAA
- a CDS encoding DUF433 domain-containing protein, translated as MARDHAIQQGHQVIADALSHRIEGALREKRRQVTLLAPHIAQDPAVLGGTPVLLNTRLPAWIILARLAAGETLANIQQDFPYVTQNDIRDVLQVAANVLRGDDV; from the coding sequence GTGGCCCGTGATCACGCCATCCAACAAGGTCATCAGGTCATAGCGGATGCCTTGTCTCATCGCATCGAAGGCGCCCTGCGCGAGAAACGGCGACAAGTGACGTTATTGGCTCCCCACATCGCCCAAGATCCTGCTGTTCTTGGTGGGACTCCCGTGCTTTTGAACACCCGATTACCCGCGTGGATCATTCTGGCACGTCTGGCTGCTGGCGAAACGCTGGCCAACATCCAACAAGATTTTCCTTATGTAACGCAAAATGATATTCGTGATGTGTTGCAAGTGGCAGCGAATGTCTTGCGAGGGGATGATGTGTGA
- the hisS gene encoding histidine--tRNA ligase, translating to MRSEFQRPRGTQDILPPTSYRMEQIRRIAIDTAAKFGYDLIETPIFEQTPVFLRVGESTDIVQHERYSFTDAGGIDLTLRPEGTAAIARAYVEHGMFNQPQPVRMCYYGPMFRRERPQALRYRQHTQFGAELYGSSQPEADAEVILLACDVVEQVGLKNPLIRLNSIGCSQCRPAYRQRLIAYYQGRQTELCEDCQTRIHTNPLRLLDCKIDVAIRQEAPDIQDYWCEDCRTHYQQLTRLLTEAGRQVIRDPFLVRGLDYYTRTVFEIGHPSLGNQTALFGGGRYDGLATTLDGPEVTPAVGFGMGIERILSAVEEQFPLPAKRSVYVAHLPGFEEAAFVLAENLRRQGLSAEPDLLRRSLKAQLRDANRRSTVVVIVGGREWEQGQIAVKRLGESEQLTLHQDQLSEFLRQELTQNP from the coding sequence ATGCGTTCTGAATTTCAAAGACCCCGTGGCACCCAAGACATTCTGCCGCCCACATCCTACCGGATGGAACAGATCCGGCGTATTGCCATTGATACGGCGGCTAAATTTGGTTATGACCTCATTGAAACCCCGATATTTGAACAAACCCCGGTTTTTCTGCGCGTGGGAGAATCCACCGACATTGTCCAGCACGAACGGTATTCGTTTACCGATGCCGGGGGTATCGATCTCACGTTGCGCCCGGAGGGAACGGCGGCGATTGCCAGAGCTTACGTCGAACACGGCATGTTTAATCAACCCCAGCCGGTCAGGATGTGCTATTACGGCCCGATGTTTCGGCGGGAACGGCCCCAGGCGCTGCGTTACCGGCAGCACACGCAGTTCGGGGCAGAACTTTATGGTTCGAGCCAACCGGAAGCCGATGCCGAAGTCATTTTGTTGGCCTGTGACGTCGTCGAGCAAGTCGGCTTAAAAAATCCTCTCATCCGGCTCAATTCGATTGGTTGTTCCCAGTGCCGCCCTGCTTACCGGCAGCGTTTGATTGCGTATTATCAAGGACGGCAAACAGAACTCTGTGAAGATTGTCAAACACGCATTCACACGAATCCTTTGCGCCTTCTCGATTGCAAAATTGATGTAGCGATTAGGCAAGAAGCCCCGGATATTCAAGATTATTGGTGTGAAGACTGCCGTACGCATTATCAGCAGTTGACCCGGTTGTTAACCGAAGCGGGGCGTCAGGTCATTCGCGATCCCTTCTTAGTTCGGGGATTAGACTATTATACCCGGACCGTTTTCGAAATTGGTCATCCCTCTTTAGGCAACCAAACCGCTTTATTTGGCGGCGGACGGTATGATGGGTTAGCCACCACCCTAGATGGCCCCGAAGTGACCCCGGCTGTGGGATTTGGTATGGGAATTGAACGCATATTATCTGCGGTGGAAGAGCAGTTTCCGCTGCCAGCCAAGCGCTCTGTCTATGTGGCGCATCTTCCGGGATTTGAGGAGGCCGCATTTGTTTTGGCGGAAAACCTCCGGCGGCAAGGACTGAGTGCGGAACCAGATTTGTTGCGCCGCAGTCTCAAAGCCCAATTACGGGATGCGAACCGTCGCAGCACGGTGGTTGTAATTGTCGGTGGCAGAGAATGGGAACAAGGACAAATCGCGGTAAAGCGTCTTGGGGAAAGTGAACAACTGACGCTACATCAAGATCAGTTGAGCGAGTTTTTGCGCCAAGAATTAACCCAAAACCCATGA
- a CDS encoding SAF domain-containing protein, with amino-acid sequence MAPYRELSRRMNTKIVRLALAGGLAVGGLVIAGAAAKPPHQVTVAVLRDPLPANTPVTTSVIASESVPASWAQQEHLLTPSQAVGFESRTPLPAGVPLPAGNRAGFHLPPGIVALPVTLQEGAATGVVAGGRVAVYRTSVGSASAGELLGARVPVLEVLAPPGTPNPQTDEVVVLAVPVGVGASLVGQTLVLAPMTTRAPAIWYTGGTGTMASTPSSPSSNGTPSSSTHSSHASTTKKS; translated from the coding sequence ATGGCCCCATACAGGGAGCTATCCCGACGCATGAATACCAAAATTGTCCGATTGGCATTAGCAGGAGGGTTAGCAGTAGGGGGACTCGTCATAGCCGGGGCTGCCGCGAAGCCTCCCCATCAAGTGACCGTGGCGGTGTTGCGAGACCCCTTACCGGCCAATACTCCGGTCACAACATCGGTGATTGCGTCTGAGTCGGTTCCGGCCTCGTGGGCTCAGCAAGAGCATTTGCTGACGCCTTCGCAAGCAGTAGGGTTTGAGTCCCGGACTCCGCTCCCGGCCGGGGTGCCATTACCCGCTGGCAATCGCGCGGGATTTCACCTGCCCCCCGGTATTGTGGCCTTACCCGTGACTCTGCAAGAAGGCGCGGCCACGGGCGTCGTGGCGGGGGGGCGAGTGGCCGTTTATCGCACTAGTGTCGGGTCGGCCAGCGCCGGAGAACTCTTGGGGGCGCGAGTACCCGTCTTAGAGGTGTTAGCCCCTCCGGGCACCCCGAATCCGCAAACCGATGAGGTGGTGGTGTTGGCCGTTCCGGTGGGCGTGGGGGCCAGCTTGGTGGGGCAAACGTTGGTGTTGGCTCCCATGACCACGCGGGCTCCGGCGATCTGGTACACCGGAGGAACCGGGACGATGGCGTCCACGCCATCGTCTCCGTCATCGAACGGAACCCCATCGTCTTCGACTCATTCATCCCACGCCTCAACCACGAAAAAATCGTAA
- a CDS encoding recombinase family protein, producing MIAIYARVSTEEQAQHGASLAAQVAACRHHLGSVTEPVQEFVDGGESGADLDRPQLMALRAAVAAGQVSRIVILDPDRLSRKLVHQLVLTEEFERAGVTLEFVNFAWQDTPEGRLFYSLRGAIAEFEREKIRERARRGWIAKAEQGHLVAGMQRYGYQYDKETKTLTPDPVTAPVVQEIYRLAVEEHRSTGQIAQILADRHIPPPRGRVWWRDTVSKILRNPAYMGVAYVHRYDAPHSRQDTGSDEWIALDVPPLVDQATWLEARAVRQRYQKFWKGRQTFPMLLRRLAVCGLCGHALSTNMRTYRHSTYPYYFCPHRYPRKFGEAVEPACTLPWVSGRDLDEAVWSAVAQILGDPTQWPSHLTSARPDPAIPSPDQIARERRRIARARRQILHFVRQGLIEAADAEQELHALKQEEAHWTGLADAPAPPDPTETWAAMAARLRDTWGTDWQAVPFDVRRDVVVELLDHVTVTPSPDAGWTVAITFRAGGTTVSAPGDSQKGSHGSPIGDT from the coding sequence ATGATTGCCATTTATGCTCGGGTTAGCACCGAAGAACAAGCTCAACATGGGGCGAGTTTGGCTGCGCAAGTGGCGGCGTGTCGCCACCATCTGGGGTCGGTCACGGAACCGGTGCAGGAATTCGTGGACGGGGGGGAAAGCGGAGCCGACCTGGACCGTCCCCAATTGATGGCCCTCCGAGCTGCCGTGGCCGCCGGGCAGGTGTCCCGGATTGTGATTCTTGATCCAGATCGCTTGTCCCGCAAACTGGTGCATCAATTAGTGCTGACCGAAGAATTTGAACGGGCGGGCGTGACCCTCGAATTTGTGAACTTTGCCTGGCAGGATACCCCGGAAGGACGCTTGTTTTATTCGTTGCGGGGGGCCATTGCTGAGTTTGAACGCGAAAAAATTCGCGAACGGGCCCGCCGGGGTTGGATTGCCAAAGCGGAGCAAGGGCACCTGGTGGCGGGCATGCAACGGTATGGCTATCAGTATGATAAAGAGACCAAGACGCTTACTCCAGACCCGGTTACGGCCCCGGTCGTGCAAGAAATTTATCGACTGGCCGTTGAAGAGCATCGGAGCACGGGGCAGATTGCCCAGATTTTAGCCGACCGACACATTCCGCCCCCTCGCGGACGCGTGTGGTGGCGCGATACCGTAAGCAAAATTTTGCGCAATCCGGCGTATATGGGGGTTGCGTATGTCCATCGGTATGATGCTCCGCACTCCCGCCAGGATACGGGATCGGACGAGTGGATTGCGCTGGATGTGCCCCCCTTAGTCGATCAGGCGACCTGGTTGGAAGCCCGGGCAGTGCGACAACGCTACCAAAAATTTTGGAAAGGGCGACAAACGTTTCCTATGCTCTTGCGCCGGCTCGCCGTGTGTGGGTTGTGCGGCCACGCGCTCAGTACCAATATGCGAACCTATCGGCATAGTACGTATCCCTACTATTTTTGCCCTCATCGCTATCCCCGGAAATTTGGGGAGGCCGTGGAACCAGCCTGCACGCTCCCGTGGGTCTCGGGGCGTGATTTGGACGAGGCCGTGTGGTCAGCGGTCGCCCAAATCTTGGGAGACCCCACCCAATGGCCCTCGCACCTGACCTCTGCACGCCCCGATCCTGCGATTCCCTCGCCCGACCAGATTGCCCGAGAACGACGGCGCATTGCTCGGGCACGCCGACAAATTTTGCACTTTGTCCGCCAAGGCTTGATTGAGGCGGCGGACGCCGAACAGGAACTTCACGCGCTCAAACAGGAAGAAGCTCACTGGACGGGGTTGGCGGATGCTCCCGCGCCTCCAGATCCCACGGAAACCTGGGCGGCGATGGCGGCCCGATTACGGGACACCTGGGGCACCGATTGGCAGGCCGTGCCCTTTGATGTGCGACGCGATGTGGTGGTGGAACTCCTCGATCATGTGACCGTCACCCCATCGCCAGATGCGGGATGGACCGTGGCGATCACGTTCCGGGCCGGGGGGACCACCGTGTCCGCTCCGGGGGATTCCCAAAAGGGTTCCCATGGCTCGCCTATCGGGGATACATAG
- a CDS encoding VirB4 family type IV secretion system protein — translation MSLWHTVRAWWEDRDKQHEFTPPDQDWVGGEWVETPQGVIFRGGALTVAHQAWSVQTWPSRLTGDQLVQILGPLRPGAWPLVTWFWRTEPNGLVLNGDLERKIRRLEWAVRDRGTTELGPRREEWMTLQGLRLLRDRVIFAADTLVTMDGVVVVTSTPDALAEDVAMIKARWESLGVQVAPLTWEQMQALRRIWHGGVGNSSDAPAGWMRWISESPSSTPWWNPRIVPADRVAQMIWPGWGHVSDDPERGIYVGHTPQNQPVFCDFYQDVSGLAANLLVVGATGNGKSFWLKTLVQGWLAQGWGLVIFDVDGEYAALCDAIGGTWIDLSDTQAGTLPNPFALPPRTGHPPTDRFRMPMMLRTASTLLRMLGGWDARTDATVQQAILQVWAARGALLDDPATWDDAGPTPTMAEVWDALTNHDSPAAQDALTRLWTYWRGADQQVLGNATGEWPTMPGSLVVWHLGNIGTQGGWGQADLPPATAARYWLIMQTTWGWLRIRKMRGDWTVILADEGQRLLSQSVLGPAIVDLATTIRKWNGALALATNQPQALWDTPTGQGMWNACPMKAFLKLESQQVQAVTQALHMPQRVADALTVLPAQQILFRMRDGQWDAWTQVHAKVPPEEERWYRTRGRRVTDGGL, via the coding sequence GTGTCGTTGTGGCATACCGTGCGGGCCTGGTGGGAAGACCGGGACAAGCAGCACGAATTTACGCCCCCCGATCAGGATTGGGTCGGGGGAGAATGGGTGGAAACCCCCCAAGGCGTGATCTTTCGTGGGGGGGCATTGACCGTGGCCCATCAAGCCTGGAGTGTGCAGACGTGGCCGTCGCGGTTGACCGGGGATCAACTGGTGCAAATCTTGGGCCCCCTGCGCCCGGGAGCGTGGCCACTGGTGACGTGGTTTTGGCGCACCGAACCGAACGGGTTGGTGCTCAACGGGGATTTAGAACGCAAGATTCGGCGGTTGGAATGGGCCGTGCGAGATCGGGGCACCACCGAATTAGGCCCCCGTCGCGAGGAATGGATGACCCTGCAAGGCTTGCGCCTCTTGCGGGATCGCGTGATTTTTGCCGCGGACACTTTGGTCACGATGGATGGCGTGGTGGTGGTCACCAGTACCCCCGATGCGTTGGCCGAAGATGTGGCAATGATTAAAGCGCGGTGGGAATCGTTGGGGGTGCAAGTCGCCCCGTTAACCTGGGAACAAATGCAAGCCCTGCGACGGATTTGGCATGGAGGCGTGGGGAACTCGTCCGATGCTCCCGCGGGATGGATGCGGTGGATAAGCGAATCTCCGTCTTCCACTCCCTGGTGGAATCCCCGGATTGTGCCCGCAGATCGCGTTGCACAAATGATTTGGCCAGGGTGGGGGCACGTGAGCGATGACCCCGAGCGGGGCATTTACGTGGGGCACACGCCGCAAAACCAACCGGTGTTTTGCGATTTTTATCAAGATGTCAGCGGGTTGGCGGCGAATTTGCTCGTCGTGGGGGCGACGGGCAACGGGAAAAGTTTTTGGCTCAAAACCTTGGTGCAAGGGTGGCTCGCCCAAGGGTGGGGGCTCGTCATTTTCGACGTGGATGGGGAGTATGCCGCGTTGTGTGATGCCATCGGAGGCACATGGATTGACTTGTCCGACACCCAAGCGGGAACCTTGCCCAATCCCTTTGCCTTGCCTCCTCGCACGGGGCATCCTCCCACCGACCGCTTTCGGATGCCCATGATGTTGCGCACCGCCAGTACCTTGTTACGCATGTTGGGAGGCTGGGATGCTCGCACCGACGCCACCGTGCAACAGGCCATTTTACAAGTGTGGGCCGCTCGGGGAGCATTGTTGGATGACCCAGCCACATGGGACGACGCGGGTCCTACCCCAACGATGGCGGAGGTGTGGGATGCCCTCACGAATCATGATTCCCCGGCGGCGCAGGATGCCTTAACCCGCTTGTGGACCTACTGGCGGGGAGCCGATCAACAAGTCTTGGGAAACGCCACAGGGGAATGGCCTACGATGCCCGGGTCTCTGGTGGTGTGGCATCTCGGGAACATTGGCACGCAAGGGGGGTGGGGTCAAGCGGATCTGCCCCCCGCGACTGCCGCGCGGTATTGGCTCATTATGCAGACGACATGGGGATGGCTCCGCATCCGAAAAATGCGCGGAGATTGGACCGTGATTTTAGCGGATGAGGGGCAACGCTTGTTGAGTCAATCCGTGTTGGGGCCGGCCATTGTCGATTTGGCCACGACGATTCGGAAATGGAATGGGGCTTTGGCCTTAGCCACCAATCAACCGCAAGCTCTGTGGGACACTCCCACGGGGCAGGGGATGTGGAACGCTTGTCCCATGAAAGCGTTTTTGAAACTGGAATCCCAACAAGTGCAGGCGGTCACGCAAGCCCTGCACATGCCGCAACGGGTGGCGGACGCCTTAACCGTGCTCCCCGCCCAACAAATTCTGTTTCGGATGCGGGATGGCCAGTGGGATGCCTGGACGCAAGTGCACGCGAAGGTGCCTCCCGAAGAAGAGCGGTGGTATCGCACGCGGGGGCGGCGGGTGACGGATGGCGGACTGTAA
- a CDS encoding lytic transglycosylase domain-containing protein: MMGMHGSEQFHSVQIQWHPRRSSHRRWWALLILLLPWLFVQLIPSAQWWRDWESQTALSATATAAAHYALPANAEGRVWRWWDDILIAAQQAKVPPILLAAIMLHESGGIPNAGSPSGAYGLMQLEPGTAQHLPGWYPGARANPGENLILGAELLAQNERATGNWLLATAAYYGGPGYVTPYVAYNASWPQASVALNIVPCPTGPYYASCYQANDGLTMTGYVDEVMSTMKQVATWQTELALPSNLPNFFPAAPALPAGVSANSLTGELDDILVEVGESALEALPLAA, translated from the coding sequence ATGATGGGCATGCACGGGAGCGAGCAATTTCATAGCGTGCAGATCCAATGGCACCCCCGACGTTCCTCCCACCGCCGATGGTGGGCGTTGCTCATTCTGTTGCTTCCGTGGCTCTTCGTGCAATTAATCCCATCGGCCCAATGGTGGAGGGACTGGGAATCGCAAACCGCTTTATCGGCTACCGCCACAGCCGCGGCGCATTATGCGTTACCCGCGAACGCGGAAGGGCGGGTCTGGCGATGGTGGGATGATATTCTGATCGCGGCCCAACAAGCCAAGGTGCCCCCGATCCTGCTGGCGGCTATCATGTTGCACGAATCCGGGGGGATTCCCAACGCGGGATCGCCCTCGGGAGCGTATGGCTTGATGCAACTGGAGCCGGGTACGGCGCAACACCTGCCCGGATGGTATCCCGGAGCCCGGGCCAATCCGGGGGAAAACTTGATTCTCGGGGCGGAACTCCTGGCCCAAAACGAGCGGGCCACGGGCAATTGGCTTTTGGCAACGGCAGCGTATTATGGCGGGCCGGGATACGTCACCCCGTATGTGGCCTATAACGCCTCGTGGCCGCAAGCATCGGTGGCTCTGAATATCGTTCCGTGTCCCACGGGTCCCTATTATGCATCGTGTTATCAAGCGAACGATGGGTTAACGATGACCGGATACGTGGACGAGGTGATGTCCACGATGAAACAAGTCGCCACCTGGCAAACCGAATTGGCCTTGCCATCGAATTTGCCGAACTTCTTCCCAGCAGCCCCGGCACTACCGGCGGGCGTTTCGGCTAATTCCTTAACCGGAGAGTTGGATGATATTCTCGTTGAAGTGGGCGAATCGGCGTTGGAAGCCCTGCCGTTGGCGGCTTAA
- a CDS encoding FtsK/SpoIIIE domain-containing protein → MIWAWIIFGVMLLVAWTLLASHHWVPAIPWHGAAAWQALWSPLHAPSPSKPGQPSLSGMPWRGQGVWASIEGIGLATLTGVLGLWILAGTVAWLYHTPRPVRSWQTWGDWMVWRWPVMTWALLQHHPAGITDVLRRYQQTWRGRTGDGPSGDSLYRAAARVLDAGFAQSLGDAIWMTGPDGAPLRRMTVITDAQGIHPSWPQGFDASTMQAWVQWATQWAEIALHHAGIPGDWVVNAEGVVHPRILGGDGRGLSNTMASRVPPAPSDDGDVPEDARWGAEGLPWRVLRPIARRTLPVLAGPLPSRRAEEVVQVLAQLGIPDTVAVGGQRGLALDVVEVRPTPTLAARVLSPAVASDLAGQLGHGHVPLRTHYVTGKPGVIAIERPRPDRRFVDVVTACARTPRKVRDHLIEMALPVCIGVTPDGQVVWSDAATWPHLLVGGMTGGGKTTALVAWLASLMLTVPPRDLRLTLVDPKAGSQFPWADTVPHVDATLTTPDQVVGLVGDWAEEQERRYVQFRDWGVSDLAEARRQGHRTLPYRLLVVDEYKDLKDQLDKDTLKDLERNIGRLGQKARGAGLFLWIATQHPLAETISSTLKANLPARCALSVASTSASQVILDEPGAENLLGKGDAIFRAGDGRDVVRVQTPMAPEALWEILATAWMPDANDLS, encoded by the coding sequence ATGATTTGGGCGTGGATTATTTTTGGAGTCATGCTCCTCGTGGCGTGGACCCTTTTGGCATCCCATCATTGGGTGCCTGCCATCCCGTGGCACGGAGCCGCGGCGTGGCAGGCGTTATGGTCTCCCTTGCACGCCCCCTCTCCATCGAAACCCGGGCAGCCAAGCCTATCCGGGATGCCGTGGAGGGGTCAGGGGGTGTGGGCTTCCATCGAAGGCATTGGGTTAGCCACGCTGACCGGCGTGCTGGGTCTCTGGATCTTGGCAGGCACGGTGGCGTGGCTCTATCACACCCCACGTCCGGTACGGTCTTGGCAGACGTGGGGCGATTGGATGGTTTGGCGATGGCCTGTCATGACGTGGGCTCTGCTCCAGCATCATCCCGCCGGCATCACCGATGTCCTTCGGCGGTATCAACAAACGTGGCGGGGCCGCACGGGGGATGGGCCATCGGGAGATTCCCTTTACCGGGCGGCGGCCCGGGTGCTCGATGCCGGGTTTGCCCAAAGCCTCGGAGATGCCATCTGGATGACCGGGCCCGATGGGGCCCCTCTCCGGCGCATGACGGTGATTACGGATGCTCAGGGGATTCACCCATCATGGCCTCAAGGATTCGACGCTTCCACCATGCAGGCCTGGGTGCAGTGGGCGACGCAATGGGCGGAAATCGCGCTCCACCACGCAGGCATTCCCGGAGACTGGGTGGTCAATGCGGAAGGAGTCGTGCATCCTCGGATTCTTGGGGGAGACGGGCGGGGCCTCTCGAACACCATGGCATCGAGAGTCCCGCCTGCGCCTTCCGATGATGGGGATGTGCCCGAGGATGCGCGGTGGGGAGCCGAAGGCTTGCCGTGGCGCGTATTGCGTCCGATTGCACGACGCACGCTCCCCGTCTTGGCAGGGCCTTTACCCTCTCGTCGGGCCGAGGAAGTGGTACAGGTACTGGCCCAATTGGGCATTCCCGATACCGTGGCGGTTGGGGGGCAACGGGGGCTGGCCCTGGATGTCGTGGAAGTGCGTCCTACCCCCACCTTAGCCGCCCGGGTCTTAAGTCCGGCGGTGGCCTCGGATTTGGCCGGACAATTGGGGCATGGACACGTCCCGTTACGCACCCATTATGTCACGGGGAAACCCGGGGTCATCGCCATTGAACGCCCCCGCCCGGATCGACGGTTCGTGGATGTGGTGACGGCGTGTGCTCGCACCCCTCGGAAGGTGCGAGACCACTTGATCGAGATGGCATTGCCCGTGTGTATCGGGGTGACGCCCGATGGCCAGGTGGTGTGGAGTGATGCGGCCACATGGCCGCATTTACTGGTGGGGGGCATGACGGGGGGCGGCAAAACTACCGCCCTCGTTGCCTGGTTAGCCAGTCTCATGCTGACCGTGCCTCCTCGCGATTTACGCCTGACGTTGGTGGACCCCAAGGCGGGATCGCAGTTTCCGTGGGCCGACACGGTGCCCCATGTCGATGCGACGTTGACCACTCCCGACCAAGTGGTGGGGCTGGTGGGCGATTGGGCTGAAGAACAAGAACGCCGGTACGTGCAATTTCGGGACTGGGGTGTGAGTGATTTAGCCGAAGCCCGGCGACAGGGACATCGCACCTTGCCGTATCGATTGCTCGTGGTGGATGAGTACAAAGATCTTAAAGACCAATTGGACAAAGACACGCTCAAAGACTTGGAACGCAATATTGGCCGGTTGGGGCAAAAGGCACGGGGAGCGGGGTTGTTTCTGTGGATTGCGACCCAACACCCCTTGGCCGAAACGATTTCGTCGACGCTCAAGGCCAACTTGCCCGCGCGATGTGCCTTGTCTGTGGCCAGCACGTCCGCGTCGCAAGTCATTTTGGATGAACCCGGGGCCGAAAACTTGCTGGGCAAAGGGGATGCCATCTTTCGCGCGGGAGACGGGCGGGATGTGGTTCGGGTGCAGACCCCGATGGCCCCCGAAGCCTTGTGGGAGATTCTCGCCACCGCCTGGATGCCGGACGCCAACGATCTCTCGTGA